A segment of the Asinibacterium sp. OR53 genome:
TCTGAACTCTATACCCTGATATGGATAGGAGTGACCCTCATACTGATCGGTTTTTTTGCCGGCTACGAGATCGCCTTTGTCACGGCCAACCGCCTGAGCATTGAGCTGAAAAAGAAGCAGGGGAAAAAAAGCGGACTTATCCTTTCCGGTTTCATTGAACAGCCTGCCAAATTCATTGGCAGTTGCCTAATAGGACTCAATGTATTCCTGGTCATCTACGGATTGCTTTTCGATGGCTTCCTGAAAAGTATCGCCTGGAACCCCCTGCACGTAAAAAACGAATTCCTCAAACTCTTCATCGACACACTGGTTTCTTCCCTGGTGGTACTGGTGTTCGGCGAATTCATTCCCAAAGCCATCTTCCGGGCACGTAACGATGCCCTGCTGAGTTTTTTTGCTCCCGTTGCCCAGTTCTTTCATTCGGTATTTCAACCGCTGACCAACACATTTGTAGAAATTTCGCAATGGATACTGAAATATATTTTCAATGTAAGGGTCAATGAAAAAACAGATGCTTTTACCAAAGTAGACCTGGAACATTTCTTCCAGCAAACCAAAGAACAGGATGAAGACAACCAGGAGCTCAATACTGAGCTTTTTGAGAATGCCCTCAGCCTGCCCACCGTAAAGATCAGGCAATGCCTGGTTCCCAGAACCGAAATCGAAGGCATTGAAGTCAATATACCGCTGGAGAAACTGCGGCACCGGTTCATAGAAACGCGGTTAAGCAAACTCGTGGTGTACGACGATACCGTAGATAATATCCTGGGCTATGTGCACCAGATAGACCTGTTCAAGAAGCCTGATTCTATTCAAAGTGTACTGCACCCCATCATGGCCGTTCCCGAAAGCATGAGCGCAGCCGACCTCATCAATAAATTCACCAAAGAAAGAAAAAGCATTGCCTGGGTAGTAGATGAATTCGGCGGCACAGCCGGTATCGTTACCATGGAAGATGTGCTGGAAGAGATCTTTGGCGAGATCAAGGATGAATACGATGTGGAGGAATTCGTGGAAAATAAGCTGGCCGATGACGAATTCATTTTCAGCGGCCGCCTCGAACTCGATTACCTGAATGAAAAATATGATATGGAGTTCCCCGTCTCCGAATCCGAAACCCTGAGCGGGTACATCATCAATGCCCATGAAACCATTCCCAAGCAGAAAGAGACCATTATCATAGGTGATTACCGTTTCGACATCCTCAATGTGAGCGATACCCGCATCGAAATGGTTAAAATGAAAATACTCCGGTAATATATCCTGCTTCCCTTTAACTTTGCCCACTCTTAACAGTCAAAGCAAAGCAATGGCATTATTGGATAGAAACAGGGGTGGCGGATTGGCCGATATGACCTTTATCGATCACCTCGAGGAATTACGGATGCATATCATCCGTTCGGTGCTCGCCATACTCGTCATGGCCATCGTAATATTTGTGTACCGTAACTGGATATTCGATTATATCATTACCGGTCCTATCAATCCCAATTTCATCAGTTACCGGGTGCTTTGCCAGTTCAGCCATTGGGCCCACATGGGCGATGCGCTTTGCATGCCCCCGGTAAAAGTGAACATGCAAAGCAACTCCTTTGGAGGCCAGTTCATTGGCAGCATCAGCATGTCGTTCATCCTGGGATTTATTATGGCTTTCCCTTATATATTCTGGGAATTCTGGCGTTTTGTGAAACCGGCCCTTAAAGAAAATGAACTGCGCACCACCCGCTTTGTGATCTTCTGGGTATCCTTTTTCTTTTTCCTGGGCGCTGCTTTCGGGTTCTTCCTGTTAGGTCCGTTTACCTTTAACTTCCTGGCCGGCTTCCAGTTGGGCACACAGGGCACCCTGGTTACTTTCCCTACCCTTTCAGATTATCTCGATAACCTCACCAATATCATCCTTGGCTGCGGACTGGCTTTCGAGCTGCCGGTACTGGCTTATGCACTCACCCGTATTGGACTGATCACACCTTTTTTCCTGAAGAAAACCAGGAAATACGCTATTGTGGTCATCCTCATCCTTGCAGCTTTTATTACGCCCAGTCCCGACTGGATGAGCCAAACCATTGTATTCCTGCCGCTTTATGCGCTGTATGAGCTGAGCATCATTCTTTCTGTAAGGGTTTACAAGGAAGAGCAGAAGCGCGAGCAGGAGGACGAATGGAGTTAATAATTGAGTAACTTTGCTTTAGAAAAGTAAGAGATCATGAGCTTTGTTTTTGACCCCTCCAAACCGATTGCGATCGGTAGCGACCATGCCGGTGTTGAATATAAGACCGTATTGGTTAAATGGCTGGCCGATAAAGGCTTTGAAGTGAAGGATTTCGGCACTTATACAACCGATTCAGTAGACTATCCCGATTTTGCCCATCCCACAGCCGCCAGCGTTGAGAGCGGCGAATCTTCATTTGGTATTTTATTGTGCGGCAGCGCCAATGGCGTGGCCATCACAGCCAACAAACACCAGCACGTCCGTGCCGGCCTCTGTTGGGAGAACGATGTAGCCCGGCTTGTCCGCATGCACAACAATGCCAACATCATCTGTATCCCTGCCCGTTTTGTAGCCCTGGCCCTGGCCCAGCAGATGATCGAGAACTTTATGTCTACCCCTTTTGAGGGCGGACGGCACGCCACCCGCGTGAACAAGATTGCTTGTGCCTAACAATAAACTACCATATGCGAAAACACTTACTCGTACCTGGGTTGCTGGTCCTTGTCTTGGCCGGCCACGCCCAAAACAATGCCGATCCTGAAAAATATGCTGAAAAGATCACCGCATCAGGTCTGAAAGAAAAACTGACCGTGATCGCCAGCGCTGAAATGGAAGGACGCGAGACCGCTTCTCCCGGACAAAAAAAAGCCGCTGCCTATATTGAAGCCCGTTTTAAAAAAATGGGACTGAAGCCTGGTAACGGTAACGCTTACCAGATGCCCTACCCGGTTTATAAGGATGAACTTACTGCCCAGACCTTTTCTGTAAATGGCAGGCAGTTCAGCTGGGATAAAGATTATACACTGAATATCGGCACTATTGCTTCGGGCGAATGGGCACAACATAATACTGTTTTTGCAGGATATGGTATTGTAGACGATGCCAAAAGCAGGAACGATTTTGCCGGCCTGGACGTAGCCGGTAAAATAGTGATCGTGCTGGATGGTACCGACGATGCCAACCCCGCTCCCGTTGGCAATAGCACACGTGCCCGCAACGCCAACCCCGCTTCTGTTTTTGCGAAAACCAATGCAGCAAAGAAAAACGGGGCCATCGGCCTGTTCGTTGTTACAAAGAATTTTCCGCATACAACTGCTACACCCACCCAGGGTAATATGTACCTGAAGCCCAATACTGCCAGCTTCATCAGCGCTTCTATTTCGGAAGAAATGGCATCTGCCCTGCTGGGAAGGACTTCCCAACTTTCCTCAGATCAATTAAAACAGGTGAATAAAGGAAATTATGTAGCAGAAGTAGCCATCGCCGTTACCAAACACACCGAAACACTCGAAAGCAGTAATGTAGTAGGTATCATTCCCGGTACGGATAAAAAAGATGAATACCTTTTCATCACAGGCCACTACGACCATCTGGGTAAAAAAGGCAATGTGATATGGTACGGCGCCGATGACGATGGATCTGGTACTGTAAGCGTTATGCAGATGGCGGAAGCTTTTTCTGCTGCTGCTAAAAAAGGCGATGGTCCGCGTCGTACTGTTGTGTTCATGACAGTAAGCGGTGAAGAAAAAGGATTATGGGGTTCTGATTATTACTCCGAGCATCCCATCTTCCCCCTTGATAAAACTACTGCCGACCTCAATATTGACATGGTGGGCAGGATAGACACCGAGCGTAAAACAGCCGATACGCTGAACTATGTATATGTGATTGGCCACGATAAACTGAGCAGCGACCTGCCCGTGATCAATGAAGGGGTGAACAACAAATACACCAAGCTGACGCTCGACTATAAATACGATGATCCGAACGACAGGAACTTTATCTATTACCGCAGCGACCATTTCAATTTTGCCAAGAAAGGAGTGCCTATTTTGTTCTTTTACGACGGCATGCTGCTGGCCGATTACCACCAGCCTACCGATACTATTGAGAAGATCAATTTCGATCTGATGGAAAAACGTGTGAAGATGATCTTCCACACTGCATGGGTAATAGCCAACAGAGATGACATGCTGAAACGCGATACACCTTTGAATATGCCGGGCAGATAAAGTCCGCTCCCAATAAAAAAGCCCGTTCGTAATGAATGGGCTTTTTTATTGAATATGGTATGCTGTTACCAGCCCAGTAAATAAGCAAAGATCAACGGCGCTACGATGGTAGCATCGCTCTCCACAATGTATTTGGGTGTGTGTATATCTAATTTACCCCAGGTAATCTTTTCATTGGGTACAGCACCTGAATACGATCCATAAGAAGTGGTGGAATCGCTGATCTGGCAGAAATAACTCCAGAAAGGAACATCATGCCATTCCAGGTCCTGGTACATCATGGGCACTACGCAGATAGGAAAATCACCCGCAATACCTCCGCCGATCTGGAAGAAACCAACGCCTTTGCCTCCGCTATTGGCGCGATACCATTCCGTAAGCATCACCATGTATTCAATACCACTTTTAACCGTACTGGCTTTCAGTTCGTTCTTGATCACATAGCTGGCAAAAATGTTACCGGTGGTACTGTCTTCCCATCCCGGAACAACAATTGGCAGGTTTTTTTCTGCGGCCGCTACAATCCAACTGTTTTTAGGATCGATCTCATAATACTGCTTCAGATCTCCGCTCAATACTGCTTTATACAGGAATTCATGCGGGAAATAACGCTCACCTTTCGCTTCCGCATCTTTCCATTGTTTTACCAGGTGTTTCTGCAATCTGCGGAAAGCCTCTTCTTCCGGGATGCAGGTATCGGTAACACGGTTGTAATGGTTCTCCAACAAGTCCCACTCATCCTGCGGTGTGAGGTCGCGGTAATTGGGAACGCGCTTGTAATGGCTGTGCGCTACCAGGTTCATCACGTCTTCTTCCAGGTTGGCGCCCGTACAACTGATGATGGCAATTTTATCCTGCCTGATCATTTCAGCCAGACTGATGCCCAGTTCAGCGGTACTCATGGCACCGGCCAGGCTCACCAACATCTTCCCTCCTTCCAATAAATGGGCTTCATATCCCTTTGCAGCATCTACCAGGGCCGCCGCATTGAAATGGCGGTAATGGTGTTGAATAAACTGCGAAACAGGTCCTTTACTCATTATTTCCGATTTTAGGGGGCAAAAGTAATTTTTTTGAAACTATTTTTGTTACCTGCCATTCCTGCTCATGAAAAAAAAGGTCTCGATAGTTATACCGGCATTCAACGAAGCAACCAATATTCCAAAAGTTACGGAAGCGGTTGCACATGTCTTCTCTGCACTGGATTATGATTTTGAGATCATTTTCATCGACGATGGCAGTACCGATACATCGGCCAGTGTGCTCAGGCAGCTTGCTGCAGCCAACCGGCAAGTATCTTATATCCTGTTGTCGCGCAATTTCGGTAAAGACAGCGCCCTCAGCGCCGGGTTGTCAAAAGCCCATGGAGATGCGGTGATTACCATGGATGCCGACCTGCAGCACCCGCCAACACTTATCCCTGCTTTTCTGGAATATTGGGAAAACGGCAATGAAGTGGTATATGCCTACCGTGAAAGCAAAAATGAGTACGCCAGCGGGATGAATAA
Coding sequences within it:
- a CDS encoding hemolysin family protein — translated: MSELYTLIWIGVTLILIGFFAGYEIAFVTANRLSIELKKKQGKKSGLILSGFIEQPAKFIGSCLIGLNVFLVIYGLLFDGFLKSIAWNPLHVKNEFLKLFIDTLVSSLVVLVFGEFIPKAIFRARNDALLSFFAPVAQFFHSVFQPLTNTFVEISQWILKYIFNVRVNEKTDAFTKVDLEHFFQQTKEQDEDNQELNTELFENALSLPTVKIRQCLVPRTEIEGIEVNIPLEKLRHRFIETRLSKLVVYDDTVDNILGYVHQIDLFKKPDSIQSVLHPIMAVPESMSAADLINKFTKERKSIAWVVDEFGGTAGIVTMEDVLEEIFGEIKDEYDVEEFVENKLADDEFIFSGRLELDYLNEKYDMEFPVSESETLSGYIINAHETIPKQKETIIIGDYRFDILNVSDTRIEMVKMKILR
- the tatC gene encoding twin-arginine translocase subunit TatC, producing MALLDRNRGGGLADMTFIDHLEELRMHIIRSVLAILVMAIVIFVYRNWIFDYIITGPINPNFISYRVLCQFSHWAHMGDALCMPPVKVNMQSNSFGGQFIGSISMSFILGFIMAFPYIFWEFWRFVKPALKENELRTTRFVIFWVSFFFFLGAAFGFFLLGPFTFNFLAGFQLGTQGTLVTFPTLSDYLDNLTNIILGCGLAFELPVLAYALTRIGLITPFFLKKTRKYAIVVILILAAFITPSPDWMSQTIVFLPLYALYELSIILSVRVYKEEQKREQEDEWS
- the rpiB gene encoding ribose 5-phosphate isomerase B: MSFVFDPSKPIAIGSDHAGVEYKTVLVKWLADKGFEVKDFGTYTTDSVDYPDFAHPTAASVESGESSFGILLCGSANGVAITANKHQHVRAGLCWENDVARLVRMHNNANIICIPARFVALALAQQMIENFMSTPFEGGRHATRVNKIACA
- a CDS encoding M28 family peptidase, with amino-acid sequence MRKHLLVPGLLVLVLAGHAQNNADPEKYAEKITASGLKEKLTVIASAEMEGRETASPGQKKAAAYIEARFKKMGLKPGNGNAYQMPYPVYKDELTAQTFSVNGRQFSWDKDYTLNIGTIASGEWAQHNTVFAGYGIVDDAKSRNDFAGLDVAGKIVIVLDGTDDANPAPVGNSTRARNANPASVFAKTNAAKKNGAIGLFVVTKNFPHTTATPTQGNMYLKPNTASFISASISEEMASALLGRTSQLSSDQLKQVNKGNYVAEVAIAVTKHTETLESSNVVGIIPGTDKKDEYLFITGHYDHLGKKGNVIWYGADDDGSGTVSVMQMAEAFSAAAKKGDGPRRTVVFMTVSGEEKGLWGSDYYSEHPIFPLDKTTADLNIDMVGRIDTERKTADTLNYVYVIGHDKLSSDLPVINEGVNNKYTKLTLDYKYDDPNDRNFIYYRSDHFNFAKKGVPILFFYDGMLLADYHQPTDTIEKINFDLMEKRVKMIFHTAWVIANRDDMLKRDTPLNMPGR
- a CDS encoding deoxyhypusine synthase family protein, which gives rise to MSKGPVSQFIQHHYRHFNAAALVDAAKGYEAHLLEGGKMLVSLAGAMSTAELGISLAEMIRQDKIAIISCTGANLEEDVMNLVAHSHYKRVPNYRDLTPQDEWDLLENHYNRVTDTCIPEEEAFRRLQKHLVKQWKDAEAKGERYFPHEFLYKAVLSGDLKQYYEIDPKNSWIVAAAEKNLPIVVPGWEDSTTGNIFASYVIKNELKASTVKSGIEYMVMLTEWYRANSGGKGVGFFQIGGGIAGDFPICVVPMMYQDLEWHDVPFWSYFCQISDSTTSYGSYSGAVPNEKITWGKLDIHTPKYIVESDATIVAPLIFAYLLGW